The following are from one region of the Aquirufa lenticrescens genome:
- a CDS encoding DUF268 domain-containing protein, with amino-acid sequence MIFRRIYHFFNFFGINLKKFIFTLIRLPRYLFTYFQFVNSKKNSEFKISKLFPCIDDVFEKSGIARGHYFYQDLFVAKMIHHNAPIIHFDIGSRIDGFVAHVASFRKINIFDIRSLDNFDVNVTFHQLDLMSEIPSEYFEITDSISCLHTLEHFGLGRYGDKIDAFGYLKGFKNITSLIKQNGLFYFSVPIGPQRIEFNAHRVFSLNYLLAMFKNDFDVINFSFVDDIGDFYENVILSEERIENNCDCIYGCGIFILKKR; translated from the coding sequence TTTTTGGAATCAATCTAAAAAAATTTATATTTACACTTATTAGATTACCTCGCTATTTATTTACTTATTTTCAATTTGTCAATTCAAAGAAAAATAGTGAATTTAAAATATCAAAATTGTTTCCGTGTATAGATGACGTTTTTGAAAAAAGTGGAATAGCAAGAGGTCATTACTTTTATCAGGATTTATTTGTTGCTAAGATGATTCATCATAATGCTCCAATAATCCACTTTGATATTGGATCTAGAATTGATGGTTTTGTAGCTCATGTTGCCAGTTTCCGTAAAATTAATATTTTTGATATTCGATCATTAGATAATTTTGACGTGAATGTTACATTTCATCAATTAGATTTAATGAGTGAAATTCCTTCTGAATATTTTGAAATTACTGATTCTATTTCATGTTTGCATACTTTGGAGCATTTTGGATTAGGTAGATATGGAGATAAAATTGATGCATTTGGTTATCTAAAAGGATTTAAGAATATAACCTCTTTGATTAAGCAAAATGGGTTATTTTATTTCTCTGTCCCGATTGGCCCTCAAAGAATTGAATTCAATGCACATAGGGTTTTCTCTTTAAATTATTTGTTAGCAATGTTTAAAAATGACTTTGATGTTATAAATTTTTCGTTTGTTGATGATATTGGGGATTTTTATGAAAATGTTATTTTATCTGAGGAAAGAATAGAGAATAATTGTGATTGCATTTATGGTTGTGGGATTTTTATATTAAAGAAAAGGTAA
- a CDS encoding CgeB family protein, whose product MEFNLLYIGPLNKNGTCYQRSIAFEKIFSNVEKIDTYLYKSSFFYYFNVLLNKFNVWLDFVGVNNSILSVNKKYDLIWIDKGLIIKDSSLKYLKERFASKLIHYSPDDMLNPGNQSFYYLEALSTYDVHITTKSYNVDELKNLGAKKVIFINNSFDDLYHVRVPNICQKFDIGFIGSFEKERAAILLNLAKKGFSMVIRGNWPIRWVKILKDYNVDILSNELYFPDYSLFIASCKINLCFLRKANRDLQTTRSIEIPAMGGFMLAEDTSEHRSLFVSDDQAVFFSNEEELEEKISFYLRNDDLRKTIAENGYMRTIDSGYSNYRSFSILFDKILK is encoded by the coding sequence GTGGAATTTAATCTTTTATATATTGGGCCTTTAAATAAAAATGGTACATGCTATCAGAGGAGTATTGCATTTGAAAAAATTTTTTCTAACGTAGAAAAAATAGATACATATCTTTACAAGAGTTCCTTTTTTTATTATTTCAATGTTTTATTAAACAAATTTAATGTTTGGTTAGACTTTGTTGGGGTAAATAATTCTATACTAAGTGTTAATAAAAAATATGACCTTATTTGGATTGATAAGGGATTGATAATTAAGGATAGTTCTTTAAAATATTTGAAGGAAAGGTTTGCTTCTAAATTAATTCATTACTCTCCTGACGATATGTTAAATCCTGGGAATCAATCTTTTTACTATTTGGAGGCTTTATCTACTTATGACGTTCATATTACTACTAAATCATATAATGTAGACGAGTTGAAGAACTTGGGGGCTAAAAAAGTCATTTTTATAAATAACTCTTTTGATGATTTATATCATGTAAGAGTGCCTAATATTTGTCAAAAATTTGATATTGGGTTTATTGGGTCATTTGAAAAAGAGCGTGCTGCAATTTTGCTCAACCTTGCCAAGAAAGGATTTTCGATGGTTATTAGAGGTAATTGGCCTATCAGGTGGGTTAAGATTTTAAAAGATTATAATGTTGATATATTATCTAATGAATTGTATTTTCCAGACTATAGTTTGTTTATTGCCAGTTGTAAGATTAATCTTTGCTTTTTGAGAAAAGCGAATAGGGATTTACAAACAACAAGATCTATTGAAATACCAGCTATGGGGGGGTTTATGTTAGCCGAGGATACCTCAGAACATAGAAGTCTTTTTGTTAGTGATGACCAAGCTGTCTTTTTTTCTAATGAAGAGGAACTCGAAGAAAAAATTAGCTTCTATTTGCGTAATGATGATTTAAGAAAAACAATTGCGGAGAATGGATATATGAGAACAATTGACTCGGGGTATTCTAATTATAGGTCCTTTTCTATTCTATTTGATAAAATTTTAAAGTAA
- a CDS encoding glycosyltransferase family 2 protein, which translates to MSEVKFSIIIPTYNMSRFLVEAIESCNNQTYKNFEIIVLDNNSSDNTELIIAPYISNRLTYHKNSTNIGAINNFNLGLEKCTGDYIKFLEADDFLAENCLEVLADKLKEYNYPELISSGRYYINENSIVFSNYSANNEVYFSENYSGYRSLIFGNEFGTPSDIAIKASIVDNNFKFDSLYIDYLNDWDLWIRVAKSFNSLILKDKLCYVRRHEGQMGNTGIQSNKDVRVNYLMINKLYDKWSLLFFLISAKNILYFFYRSLNIAFKNNGSLVNFRNFIAITFNYFGALNLGIIFIFSPLLFISYFLIELKLKYID; encoded by the coding sequence ATGTCTGAAGTTAAGTTTTCTATTATTATACCTACTTATAATATGTCTAGATTTTTAGTCGAGGCTATTGAAAGTTGCAATAATCAAACGTACAAAAATTTTGAAATTATTGTTTTAGATAATAATTCAAGTGATAATACTGAATTAATTATTGCTCCATATATATCAAATAGATTAACTTATCATAAAAATAGTACTAATATAGGGGCGATTAACAACTTTAATCTTGGGCTTGAAAAATGTACCGGTGATTATATTAAGTTTTTAGAGGCAGATGATTTCCTTGCTGAAAATTGTTTAGAAGTATTAGCAGATAAATTAAAAGAGTATAATTACCCTGAATTAATTTCATCAGGTCGTTATTATATCAATGAAAACTCAATTGTTTTTTCAAATTATTCAGCTAATAATGAAGTATATTTTTCTGAAAATTACTCAGGTTATCGTAGTTTAATATTTGGAAATGAATTTGGAACACCTTCTGATATAGCTATTAAAGCTTCAATAGTTGACAATAATTTTAAATTTGATTCGCTCTATATTGATTATTTAAATGATTGGGATTTGTGGATTAGGGTGGCTAAAAGTTTTAACAGTTTAATTTTAAAGGATAAATTATGCTATGTAAGACGTCATGAAGGCCAAATGGGAAATACAGGGATACAATCAAATAAAGATGTTCGAGTTAACTATTTAATGATTAATAAATTATATGATAAATGGTCGCTTTTATTTTTTTTAATTTCTGCAAAAAATATTCTATATTTTTTTTATAGGTCTTTGAATATAGCCTTTAAAAATAATGGTTCTTTGGTGAATTTTCGAAATTTTATTGCTATCACATTTAATTATTTTGGTGCATTAAATTTGGGTATTATTTTTATATTTTCACCCTTATTATTTATTTCTTATTTTCTAATTGAACTTAAACTTAAGTACATTGATTAA
- a CDS encoding CgeB family protein: MKNSLNNRGIAWPLKSDLNPHIVYASIPSVWELENIPESLNKITSNVSYYYTKDFDIDFSSSRSKAIKLNDSLFYDWVVKQNNICKIDVIITYFSGGEISSSTITKISNLGIPIITFHLDDRLHFFGRLVGFKFSGPFSVCRSYDLNLSSCIYSLNQYKFFNSNVYYWPEGANTDFFKPNFGSIKKYDVVFVGSKYGARKQLVEFLLKKGINVTCFGRGWDNGSISSSDYIEIVNQSKIVLGLGYISFTKYQTLKGRDFEIPSCGALYLTTHNEELSMLFEIDKDIVTYNNFNDCCDKILYYLRNESAAVEIQINARNKVLTSHSWEKRFREILFE, translated from the coding sequence TTGAAAAATAGTTTAAATAATAGGGGAATAGCTTGGCCTCTTAAGAGTGATTTGAATCCACATATTGTATATGCCTCCATACCATCTGTTTGGGAGTTAGAAAATATTCCAGAATCGCTTAATAAAATCACATCAAACGTCTCATATTATTATACTAAAGATTTTGACATTGATTTTTCTTCTTCTAGATCAAAGGCTATAAAATTAAATGATAGTCTATTTTATGACTGGGTTGTAAAGCAAAACAATATTTGTAAAATAGATGTAATTATTACTTATTTTTCTGGGGGGGAAATTAGTTCTTCAACGATTACAAAAATTAGTAATCTTGGAATTCCAATTATAACGTTTCATTTAGATGATAGGTTACATTTCTTCGGGAGATTAGTAGGATTTAAATTTTCAGGTCCTTTTAGTGTTTGTCGAAGCTATGATTTAAACTTATCAAGTTGTATTTATTCCTTAAATCAGTATAAGTTTTTTAATTCAAATGTTTATTATTGGCCTGAAGGAGCTAATACAGATTTTTTTAAACCTAACTTCGGTTCGATAAAAAAATATGACGTTGTTTTTGTAGGTAGTAAATATGGGGCAAGAAAGCAGTTAGTTGAATTTTTATTAAAGAAAGGCATTAATGTTACCTGTTTTGGGCGTGGTTGGGATAATGGTAGTATAAGTTCGTCTGACTATATTGAAATAGTTAATCAATCCAAAATAGTTTTAGGTCTTGGTTATATTTCATTTACAAAGTATCAAACTTTAAAAGGTAGAGATTTTGAAATACCATCATGTGGCGCTCTATATTTAACAACACATAATGAGGAGTTGAGTATGCTTTTTGAAATTGATAAGGATATTGTGACATATAATAATTTTAATGATTGTTGTGATAAGATTTTATATTATTTGAGAAACGAAAGTGCTGCTGTTGAAATTCAAATTAACGCCAGAAATAAGGTTTTAACATCTCATTCTTGGGAAAAGCGTTTTAGAGAAATTTTGTTTGAATGA
- a CDS encoding glycosyltransferase family 9 protein, giving the protein MKFFRSNLEIVFRSGLIGDTLVCLPALSLLKSKSGSKILYISLKESKYHIVPQDIIGGFDLIDYYLPLRYYNKGLFLIDIFKVVKFVFCFNCKNVFHLETFEFNYKLKKFFFYSLGIKNFYFEKSYCNNKISIRLVDIIRQKYVSDFNSNFKLSPRLSSSDRFESYSNSIKGVNYYVVGACTNFKSKLWDKDNFIYICLNLYKRFQLVPVFYGSKADYDYCNLILNEVGVGLNLAGSFDITESLMFFKKSKFYLGNDTGVMHMGSMMGVTCFTIFSSIEKDNKWLPYGNNHFNFKSKVICEGCKLKECIEFNNLCTKLILKEDVLNEISNYIERTA; this is encoded by the coding sequence ATGAAATTTTTTAGAAGTAATTTAGAAATTGTTTTTAGATCTGGTTTAATTGGAGATACACTTGTTTGTTTACCTGCATTGTCTTTATTGAAGTCAAAAAGCGGATCAAAAATATTATATATTTCTTTGAAAGAAAGTAAATATCATATTGTTCCACAAGATATAATAGGAGGTTTTGATTTAATTGATTATTATCTGCCTTTGAGATACTATAATAAGGGTCTTTTTTTAATTGATATTTTCAAGGTTGTTAAGTTTGTTTTTTGTTTTAATTGTAAAAATGTTTTTCATTTAGAAACGTTCGAATTTAATTATAAGCTAAAGAAGTTTTTTTTCTATTCATTAGGTATTAAAAATTTTTATTTTGAAAAATCCTATTGTAACAACAAAATTAGTATCCGATTGGTTGACATCATAAGACAAAAATATGTATCTGATTTTAATTCTAATTTTAAATTATCCCCAAGATTAAGTTCTAGTGATAGATTCGAAAGTTATTCAAATTCAATAAAGGGTGTTAATTATTATGTTGTAGGGGCTTGTACAAATTTCAAATCCAAATTATGGGATAAAGACAATTTTATTTATATATGTCTAAATTTATACAAGAGGTTTCAATTAGTGCCCGTATTTTATGGGTCAAAGGCTGATTATGATTATTGTAATTTAATTTTAAATGAAGTAGGAGTAGGGTTAAATCTTGCTGGTTCATTTGATATTACTGAAAGTTTGATGTTTTTTAAAAAATCTAAATTTTATTTAGGTAACGATACAGGGGTAATGCATATGGGTTCTATGATGGGCGTAACCTGCTTCACAATTTTTTCTTCAATTGAAAAAGATAATAAATGGTTACCTTATGGTAATAATCATTTTAATTTTAAATCTAAAGTTATCTGTGAAGGATGCAAGCTTAAGGAGTGTATTGAGTTTAATAATTTATGCACTAAGTTGATACTTAAAGAAGATGTTTTAAACGAAATATCTAACTACATTGAAAGAACGGCATAA
- a CDS encoding glycosyltransferase: MKERHKIFFLASAASIHTFKWLEIVSLNSSYSVYLITIHDIKFNFNKNIRVIKLPISGPFGYIFNYFHLKKILKLESPYLIHSFYASGYGFMGLICNYKRFLVSVWGSDILLFPQKSFIHKQLINFVFKFSHAICSTSICMINEIKLLGDYSSKIYHIPFGVNTENFVKKRVDNNSNFIVIGTVKSLEYVYGIDIMIITFAQLIRLTNIPLKLFIYGSGSQEVELKLLIKNLCLEEFIYLKGVIINDDVPKVLNSFDIFFALSRSESFGVSVLEALSCGLPVVCSKAAGFVELITNRENGILVDIDNISDIVEKILELISSRGLREELGRNGINFVQNNYSHLLFRDNILNFYNKQISN, translated from the coding sequence TTGAAAGAACGGCATAAAATCTTTTTTCTAGCATCTGCTGCATCTATTCATACATTTAAATGGTTAGAAATCGTTTCGTTGAATAGTAGTTATTCTGTTTATTTGATTACGATTCATGACATCAAATTTAACTTTAATAAAAATATTAGAGTTATAAAGTTACCTATTAGCGGCCCATTTGGCTATATATTTAATTACTTTCACTTAAAGAAAATTCTAAAATTAGAATCCCCCTACCTAATCCATAGTTTTTACGCAAGTGGATATGGCTTTATGGGGTTGATTTGTAATTACAAAAGATTTTTAGTATCAGTCTGGGGATCAGATATTTTATTGTTCCCCCAAAAAAGCTTTATACATAAGCAGTTAATAAATTTTGTTTTTAAATTTTCTCATGCAATTTGTTCTACTTCTATTTGTATGATAAATGAAATTAAGTTATTGGGAGATTATAGTTCAAAAATTTATCATATTCCATTTGGTGTAAATACTGAAAATTTTGTAAAAAAGAGGGTTGATAATAATTCAAATTTTATTGTTATAGGCACAGTGAAGTCATTAGAATATGTTTATGGCATTGACATAATGATAATTACCTTTGCTCAATTAATTCGTTTGACAAATATCCCTTTAAAGTTATTTATTTATGGATCAGGTTCTCAGGAAGTTGAATTAAAATTATTAATAAAGAATTTATGTTTAGAAGAGTTCATTTATTTAAAGGGAGTTATTATTAATGATGATGTTCCTAAAGTTCTAAATTCATTTGATATTTTTTTTGCATTAAGTAGGAGTGAAAGTTTTGGCGTATCAGTTCTAGAAGCTTTAAGTTGTGGATTACCTGTTGTTTGTTCAAAAGCTGCTGGATTTGTAGAATTGATTACTAATCGTGAAAATGGGATTCTTGTCGATATTGATAACATTTCTGATATTGTGGAAAAAATATTAGAATTGATTTCTTCTAGGGGACTTAGGGAGGAACTTGGGAGGAACGGTATAAATTTTGTGCAAAATAATTATTCTCATCTTTTGTTCAGGGATAATATTTTAAATTTTTATAACAAACAAATAAGTAATTGA
- a CDS encoding Gfo/Idh/MocA family protein, producing the protein MNQISFAIIGCGRIAQRHAEHISKRGILKAVCDINVEKAEKLASQYGCDFYSDIADLVLNEKSIDVIAICSPNGLHSQHAITCLNAGYNVICEKPMALSAFDCGEMIKAAEKSNKRLFAIKQNRFNPPVLAIKEVIEKGILGEIYSVQLSCFWNRNEDYYKDSWKGSKDLDGGTLYTQFSHFIDLLYWMIGDIDSVQAFTGNFAHKGIIEFEDTGVVIAKFKSGALGTINYTVNSYDKNMEGSLTIFAENGTVKIGGQYLNELEYQSIKNYNIEKLPQGNKPNNYGNYVGSMSNHDKVYDNLLDVLNNSGSINASLFDGLKTVEIIEKIYNSVKNDR; encoded by the coding sequence ATGAATCAAATTAGTTTTGCCATAATAGGTTGTGGAAGAATTGCTCAAAGGCATGCCGAGCACATTTCAAAAAGGGGCATTTTGAAAGCAGTATGTGATATTAATGTTGAAAAAGCTGAAAAACTTGCATCACAATATGGTTGTGATTTTTATTCAGATATAGCCGATTTGGTTTTGAATGAGAAAAGTATTGATGTAATAGCTATCTGTAGTCCAAATGGATTACATTCTCAGCATGCAATTACTTGCCTCAATGCTGGATATAATGTTATTTGTGAAAAGCCAATGGCTTTAAGTGCTTTTGATTGTGGCGAAATGATTAAAGCAGCAGAAAAGTCAAATAAAAGATTATTTGCAATAAAGCAAAATAGATTTAATCCTCCAGTTTTAGCAATCAAAGAGGTTATTGAAAAGGGTATTTTAGGTGAAATTTACAGTGTTCAATTATCGTGTTTTTGGAATCGAAATGAAGATTACTATAAAGACTCATGGAAAGGATCTAAAGATTTAGACGGAGGAACTCTCTATACACAATTTAGTCATTTTATTGATCTTTTATATTGGATGATTGGTGATATAGACTCTGTCCAAGCATTTACTGGAAATTTCGCTCACAAAGGAATAATTGAATTCGAAGATACTGGTGTCGTTATTGCTAAATTCAAATCTGGCGCATTAGGAACAATTAATTATACCGTTAATAGTTATGATAAAAATATGGAAGGCTCTTTGACAATATTTGCGGAAAACGGGACTGTTAAAATTGGGGGGCAATATTTAAATGAATTAGAATATCAAAGTATAAAAAATTATAATATTGAGAAATTACCTCAAGGGAATAAACCTAATAATTATGGTAATTATGTTGGATCAATGAGTAATCATGATAAAGTATATGACAATTTATTAGATGTATTAAATAATAGTGGAAGTATTAATGCTAGCTTGTTCGATGGCTTGAAAACAGTTGAGATTATAGAAAAAATTTATAATTCTGTTAAAAATGATAGATAA
- a CDS encoding acyltransferase, whose protein sequence is MIDNSNVIDSGITNVKFGQNVKVIKPVNLYGCEINEGVFIGPFVEIQKDVIIGSFTKIQSHSFICELVTIGERCFIGHGVMFINDLFEGGGPAKGDKSKWKKTNIGNYVSIGSNATILPVSICDNVVIGAGAVVTKNIDTPGTYIGNPARKLIK, encoded by the coding sequence ATGATAGATAATTCAAACGTTATAGATAGTGGGATAACAAATGTCAAGTTTGGTCAAAATGTTAAAGTGATCAAGCCTGTTAATTTGTATGGGTGTGAAATTAATGAAGGAGTATTCATTGGACCTTTTGTAGAAATTCAAAAAGATGTTATTATTGGAAGTTTCACTAAGATTCAATCTCATTCATTTATTTGTGAGTTGGTAACGATTGGGGAAAGATGTTTTATTGGCCATGGAGTTATGTTTATCAATGATTTGTTTGAAGGAGGTGGCCCAGCTAAAGGAGATAAGTCAAAATGGAAAAAAACAAATATTGGCAATTATGTCTCGATTGGAAGTAATGCAACAATATTGCCGGTATCAATTTGTGATAATGTAGTGATTGGAGCGGGAGCTGTAGTTACAAAAAATATTGATACTCCAGGTACTTATATAGGAAATCCCGCAAGAAAATTAATTAAATAG
- a CDS encoding DegT/DnrJ/EryC1/StrS family aminotransferase — translation MKVKFADLKTQYLSLKSEIDSAVLGVIDELAFVGGKYPKKFEEEFKALYKVTECVSVANGTDAIYIALKMLGIGIGDEVITTASSWISTSETISQTGATPVFVDIDDYYTIDSNKIEAAITKKTKAIIPVHLYGQAADMDKIMKIASTYNLFVVEDCAQSHFSMLNGKYVGSFGNASTFSFYPGKNLGAYGDAGCILTNDNDLSNKCRMFANHGALKKHEHKIEGINSRLDGIQAAILSVKLPHLNSWNQKRNNNAMIYNSLLKDIDSVQIPKIRENSFHTFHLYVIRVKERNELVSYLNSKGVETAIHYPNPLPLLPAYAYLNTDPGLIPNSIKHHEEIISLPMYPELDSESISYVVNCIKEFYKSKLK, via the coding sequence ATGAAAGTAAAATTTGCAGACTTAAAGACACAGTACCTTTCATTAAAAAGTGAAATTGACAGTGCAGTGTTAGGCGTTATTGATGAATTGGCATTTGTCGGAGGCAAATACCCTAAAAAATTTGAAGAAGAATTTAAAGCCTTGTATAAGGTTACAGAGTGTGTTTCAGTTGCCAACGGAACGGATGCAATTTATATAGCTCTTAAAATGTTGGGTATTGGTATTGGTGATGAAGTAATTACTACTGCATCAAGTTGGATTTCTACTTCTGAAACTATTTCTCAAACAGGGGCCACTCCTGTATTCGTAGATATAGATGATTATTATACTATTGATTCTAATAAAATTGAAGCGGCGATTACCAAAAAGACAAAAGCGATTATACCAGTTCATTTGTATGGCCAAGCGGCAGATATGGACAAAATTATGAAAATTGCGTCTACTTATAATCTATTTGTAGTTGAGGATTGTGCACAATCGCATTTTTCGATGTTGAATGGTAAATATGTGGGTTCTTTTGGTAACGCTTCCACATTTAGTTTTTATCCTGGGAAAAATTTGGGGGCCTATGGTGATGCCGGCTGTATTTTAACTAATGATAATGACCTAAGTAATAAATGTAGGATGTTTGCGAATCATGGTGCATTAAAGAAACACGAGCATAAAATAGAAGGGATAAATAGTAGGTTGGATGGTATACAAGCCGCTATTTTAAGTGTTAAGTTACCTCATTTAAATTCGTGGAATCAAAAGCGAAATAATAATGCTATGATTTATAATTCCTTACTTAAGGATATAGATTCAGTTCAAATCCCTAAAATTAGAGAAAACTCTTTTCATACATTTCATTTGTATGTAATTAGAGTGAAAGAAAGAAATGAACTTGTTTCATATTTGAATTCAAAAGGTGTTGAAACAGCAATTCACTACCCTAATCCACTTCCATTATTACCTGCCTATGCATATTTGAATACAGATCCTGGATTAATACCGAATTCAATTAAACACCATGAAGAAATTATATCTTTACCCATGTACCCTGAATTAGATTCTGAATCTATTTCATATGTTGTAAACTGCATTAAAGAATTTTACAAATCTAAATTAAAGTAA
- a CDS encoding glycosyltransferase, translated as MKIWLVTIGEPIFHPNNKLRLHRTGILSKFILENRKDIDVIWWTSTFNHFTKEQMFEKTTDYRVGANLKMIAINGGGYKKNVSIDRVNDHAKINEIFKKYILIEDKPDIIVASFPTIGLCESALIFAKKNNIPILIDYRDLWPEVYIDLIPKQLKFIGKFLFYPLIRKVDNIFKNATGIIGVTDSFLTIGLNKAKRKKNQFDSVFPLGYLKNQFDEKELGNANVYWDKILSKHPKLRVCFFGAIGYQSDWDTILSCIAMAHNLTLPVEFVICGSGDKLNDLINRTQEFHNVIFPGFVSASQIGSLMQKSDFGLCAFLAKENYLNAIPGKSIEYMSGGLPILNSLKDSELGCLISKHKIGFNYDNAESLLSILRSAIENKFDVLKLKENSSNIYKNYFDSNAVYKSYLGHIENCISFYSQEKLKDN; from the coding sequence ATGAAAATTTGGTTAGTTACAATCGGGGAGCCAATATTCCATCCAAACAATAAATTGAGATTACACAGAACAGGGATACTCTCTAAATTTATTTTAGAAAATAGAAAGGATATAGATGTAATTTGGTGGACTTCAACTTTTAATCATTTTACTAAAGAGCAAATGTTTGAAAAAACAACTGATTACAGAGTTGGGGCCAACTTAAAAATGATAGCAATTAATGGAGGAGGGTATAAAAAAAATGTTTCAATAGATAGAGTAAATGATCATGCCAAAATTAATGAGATCTTCAAAAAATATATTCTAATCGAAGATAAGCCAGATATTATAGTTGCGTCGTTTCCAACAATTGGGTTATGCGAATCTGCATTAATTTTTGCCAAAAAAAATAATATTCCAATTTTGATTGACTATCGGGATTTATGGCCTGAAGTCTATATAGATTTAATCCCAAAGCAGTTAAAATTTATTGGAAAATTTTTATTTTATCCTCTAATTAGAAAAGTAGATAATATATTTAAGAATGCAACAGGCATAATAGGTGTGACAGATAGTTTTTTGACAATAGGTTTAAATAAGGCAAAAAGGAAAAAAAATCAATTTGATTCTGTTTTTCCATTAGGGTATTTAAAAAATCAGTTCGATGAAAAGGAATTAGGAAATGCAAATGTATATTGGGATAAAATACTTTCTAAACACCCTAAATTAAGGGTTTGTTTTTTCGGTGCTATTGGATATCAAAGTGATTGGGATACAATTTTATCTTGTATAGCAATGGCGCACAATCTTACCCTACCAGTTGAATTTGTGATTTGTGGTTCTGGAGATAAGCTAAATGATTTAATTAATAGAACCCAAGAATTTCATAATGTTATTTTCCCAGGATTTGTATCAGCATCACAAATTGGCTCGCTAATGCAAAAATCTGATTTTGGGTTGTGTGCATTTTTGGCTAAAGAAAATTACTTAAATGCAATTCCAGGAAAATCTATTGAATATATGTCTGGGGGGCTACCTATATTAAATTCCTTAAAAGACAGCGAATTAGGTTGTTTAATTTCTAAGCACAAAATTGGATTTAATTACGATAACGCGGAGTCCCTTTTGTCTATATTAAGATCAGCAATTGAGAATAAATTTGATGTATTAAAACTCAAAGAAAATAGTAGTAACATATATAAAAATTACTTTGACTCTAACGCTGTATATAAAAGCTATTTGGGTCATATTGAAAATTGCATTTCTTTTTATAGTCAGGAAAAACTAAAAGATAATTAA
- a CDS encoding class I SAM-dependent methyltransferase produces MELEDKLIEQNRYNSSSKEKLNSSFGTTSNLGSLAYPAYLQAPYVHYESLIAEFVGQKKKIKQLDLCCGDGVHSFTAAFYGANVIALDYAENSILIAEKRANELSLDVEFRTCDVEDLPFEDNSFDLVTCIGSLSYLNHEVFLSKVKRVLIPGGVFICVDSFNHNIFTGLIDFIII; encoded by the coding sequence ATGGAATTAGAAGATAAGTTGATTGAACAGAATAGGTATAATTCTTCTTCAAAAGAAAAGCTTAATTCATCTTTTGGGACTACTTCAAATTTGGGCAGTCTAGCTTATCCTGCCTATTTACAAGCTCCATATGTTCATTACGAAAGTTTGATTGCAGAGTTTGTAGGTCAGAAAAAAAAGATTAAACAACTTGATTTGTGTTGTGGGGATGGAGTGCACTCTTTTACTGCAGCTTTTTACGGTGCAAATGTGATTGCATTAGATTATGCTGAAAATAGTATACTAATTGCGGAAAAACGTGCTAATGAATTAAGTCTTGATGTTGAATTTAGAACATGTGATGTTGAAGATTTACCATTTGAAGATAATTCTTTTGATCTTGTAACTTGCATTGGGAGTCTTTCCTATTTGAATCATGAGGTATTTTTATCCAAAGTTAAAAGAGTTTTAATACCTGGTGGTGTTTTCATTTGTGTAGATTCATTTAATCATAATATTTTTACAGGCTTAATAGATTTTATCATTATTTAA